One Chitinophaga varians DNA window includes the following coding sequences:
- a CDS encoding L-rhamnose mutarotase codes for MKRHCLALDLKDDPRLIEEYEYWHKAESGWPEIKKSILDAGITEMEIYRTGNRLLMIMETNEQYDETAKAASDAANPKVQEWEQLMWKFQQPLPWAKEGEKWVLMDRIFRL; via the coding sequence ATGAAAAGACACTGTTTGGCGCTCGATTTAAAAGATGATCCCCGGCTGATTGAAGAGTATGAATATTGGCACAAAGCGGAAAGCGGATGGCCGGAAATAAAAAAGAGCATTCTGGACGCAGGAATCACAGAGATGGAAATTTACAGAACGGGAAACCGTTTACTGATGATCATGGAAACCAATGAACAGTATGACGAGACAGCAAAAGCTGCATCTGACGCGGCCAACCCAAAAGTACAGGAGTGGGAACAATTAATGTGGAAGTTCCAGCAACCATTGCCCTGGGCAAAAGAAGGAGAGAAATGGGTGTTGATGGATCGGATTTTTCGTCTTTAG
- a CDS encoding alpha-L-fucosidase, producing MKRRTLIKGLATGLSSLYLSDLYAYSPLKSLSIPRMASGPFQPSWESLAQYQVPDWFRDAKFGIWAHWGPQCQPERGDWYARGMYQEGSDQYKYHIQKYGHPSKFGFKDVINEWKAENWQPEELVALYKKAGARYFMAMANHHDNFDLYDSKYHRWNATRLGPKKDIIGGWAKAAKKEGLPFGVTVHASHAWTWYEVAQRSDKSGPYAGVPYDGKLTKSDGGNSWWRGYDPQELYAQNHPLSKDSLDNGSMGRHWDWGNGASIPDKAYCENFLNRTVELIDKYGPELVYFDDSALPLWPISDAGLKIAAHLYNTSIKRHGKLEAALFCKVLNEQQRKCMIWDIERGQSNEIEPLPWQTDTCIGAWHYDRRLFDNKRYKSAKTVIHTLADVVSKNGNLLLNIPVRGDGSIDSEERAVVEQIAAWMQVNSEAIYGTRPWKVFGEGPAMESAVALNAQGFNEGKGKPFVAEDIRFTTKGKTLYAFLLGWPANNTALVKTLRASDQAGKVQQVSMLGAGALKFQQTPDGLTVQLPEQPPCKEAFVLKIEGAIA from the coding sequence ATGAAAAGAAGAACGCTGATCAAAGGTTTAGCGACGGGCTTGTCATCCCTGTACTTATCTGATCTTTATGCATACAGCCCGCTGAAATCGCTTTCTATTCCACGTATGGCATCCGGTCCATTCCAACCCAGCTGGGAATCGCTGGCCCAATACCAGGTACCTGACTGGTTCCGTGACGCAAAGTTCGGCATCTGGGCCCACTGGGGACCGCAATGTCAGCCGGAGCGCGGCGACTGGTACGCCCGCGGCATGTATCAGGAAGGGAGCGACCAATATAAGTATCATATCCAAAAGTATGGCCACCCGTCAAAATTTGGCTTTAAAGACGTCATCAACGAATGGAAGGCTGAGAACTGGCAACCGGAAGAACTGGTGGCCTTATACAAAAAAGCAGGCGCCAGGTATTTTATGGCCATGGCCAATCACCACGATAATTTTGATTTGTATGACAGTAAATACCACCGGTGGAATGCTACCAGGCTGGGCCCTAAGAAAGATATTATAGGCGGTTGGGCAAAGGCTGCCAAAAAAGAAGGCTTGCCTTTTGGTGTAACGGTACATGCTTCCCATGCATGGACGTGGTATGAGGTGGCGCAGCGTTCTGATAAGAGCGGGCCGTATGCCGGCGTGCCCTATGATGGCAAACTGACTAAATCCGATGGTGGTAACAGCTGGTGGCGTGGTTACGATCCCCAGGAATTATATGCGCAAAATCATCCGTTAAGCAAAGACAGTCTGGATAACGGAAGTATGGGAAGGCACTGGGACTGGGGGAATGGTGCCAGCATACCCGATAAGGCCTACTGTGAAAATTTTTTAAACCGGACTGTCGAACTCATTGACAAGTACGGCCCTGAACTCGTTTATTTCGACGACAGTGCGCTGCCGCTTTGGCCGATAAGCGATGCAGGGCTGAAGATAGCAGCACATCTCTACAATACCAGCATCAAAAGACATGGAAAACTGGAAGCCGCTTTGTTCTGTAAGGTGCTGAACGAGCAGCAACGGAAATGTATGATATGGGATATTGAAAGGGGACAAAGCAATGAGATAGAACCGCTGCCTTGGCAAACGGATACCTGTATCGGCGCCTGGCACTATGATCGGCGCTTGTTTGATAACAAGCGCTATAAAAGCGCTAAAACAGTGATACATACCCTGGCAGACGTGGTAAGTAAGAACGGCAACCTGCTGCTGAATATCCCGGTACGTGGCGACGGCTCTATTGACAGCGAAGAGCGTGCCGTCGTTGAACAGATAGCTGCGTGGATGCAGGTCAACAGTGAGGCTATCTATGGTACACGGCCATGGAAAGTATTTGGCGAAGGGCCTGCCATGGAGTCTGCAGTGGCATTGAATGCGCAGGGTTTTAACGAAGGGAAAGGCAAACCATTTGTCGCGGAAGATATCCGTTTTACCACGAAGGGTAAAACACTTTATGCGTTCCTGTTAGGATGGCCTGCAAACAATACCGCCCTGGTAAAGACGCTGCGGGCCAGTGACCAGGCTGGAAAAGTGCAGCAGGTGAGCATGCTGGGAGCCGGCGCACTGAAATTTCAACAGACCCCCGACGGCCTTACTGTGCAATTGCCGGAACAGCCACCCTGCAAAGAGGCATTTGTATTGAAAATTGAAGGGGCTATCGCTTAA
- a CDS encoding beta-L-arabinofuranosidase domain-containing protein: MGGHYLSALSLMYAATGKEVYLRRLHYMLDQLEKCQAKNGDGYLGGIPDGKKVWKQVAAGRGEAVTQRWVPWYNVHKTMNGLLDAWTLTASTQARDMLLRLCGWSRNVTANLSDEQMQLMLQTEFGGMNEIFAAVAEQTGDTSWLNMARRFTHRKLLDPLSRHTDALTGLHANTQIPKVVGLMRTGMAGHDTGLEDASAFFWNTVVSHRSISIGGNSVREHFHAADNFRAMLESPEGPETCNSYNMLKLTRLLFLHHPDRKFIDYYERTLYNHILSSQHPNGGFVYFTPIRPMHYRVYSTSQNAMWCCVGTGLENHGKFTELIYAHSGDSLYVNLFIPSVLHWKNKSMTLIQETRFPQEDFSSLSVTLKKPQLATIAVRAPEWVKDSITVTVNGQQVRSAISASGYLFIRRTWKNGDVLKVHLPMETYTEGLPDGSHWLSFLYGPLVLAAATDTLDMPGLHADTSRWGHIARGSLRPIQTAPLLKLNGPGRVALQRTGNALEFTMSGLISGPAVSDLKLIPFYRIHDSRYMLYWPYAGQGANGRPPGPLSDERQRLDSLTIDRVYAGEQQPEADHQFEDGGSSAGVSGDQHFRVAHQSFAYTLQAASSGKHQLYIRYRYNNAEDCGSVIVGNTNLVDLCGKASHDGGEQVAIVDIPGRMISAGVVKVVFRAAAGKTAPGIMEVRLLKAP; the protein is encoded by the coding sequence ATTGGTGGTCACTACCTGTCGGCGCTTTCATTGATGTATGCCGCTACCGGAAAGGAGGTTTATCTCCGGCGGCTGCATTATATGCTGGACCAGCTGGAAAAATGCCAGGCGAAGAACGGCGATGGTTACCTGGGCGGTATTCCGGATGGGAAAAAGGTATGGAAGCAGGTGGCGGCAGGCAGGGGAGAGGCAGTCACCCAAAGATGGGTGCCCTGGTATAACGTGCACAAAACGATGAACGGGCTGCTGGATGCCTGGACGCTCACTGCCAGCACCCAGGCCCGTGACATGTTGCTACGGCTTTGCGGCTGGAGCAGGAATGTGACAGCAAACCTCAGCGATGAACAGATGCAGCTGATGCTGCAAACGGAATTCGGAGGCATGAACGAGATTTTTGCCGCAGTAGCAGAGCAAACCGGCGATACCAGCTGGCTCAATATGGCCAGGCGCTTTACCCACCGGAAATTGCTCGACCCGCTCAGCAGACATACCGATGCGCTTACAGGATTACATGCCAATACACAGATCCCCAAAGTGGTTGGTTTGATGCGTACCGGCATGGCTGGTCATGACACAGGACTGGAAGATGCTTCGGCATTCTTCTGGAACACGGTGGTATCGCACAGAAGCATCTCCATAGGCGGCAACAGCGTACGCGAACATTTCCATGCTGCGGATAATTTCCGGGCCATGCTGGAAAGCCCCGAAGGACCGGAGACCTGTAACAGCTATAACATGCTGAAATTGACCAGGCTGCTTTTCCTGCACCACCCTGACCGGAAATTTATAGACTATTATGAGCGCACGCTTTATAATCATATCCTTTCCTCCCAACACCCCAACGGCGGTTTCGTCTATTTTACTCCCATACGCCCCATGCACTACCGGGTATATTCAACCTCTCAGAACGCCATGTGGTGCTGCGTTGGGACGGGACTGGAAAATCATGGAAAATTTACGGAACTAATTTATGCCCATTCGGGCGACTCGCTTTATGTAAACCTTTTTATTCCCTCGGTATTACACTGGAAAAATAAATCGATGACGCTGATACAGGAGACCCGCTTCCCGCAGGAAGACTTCTCCTCGCTGAGCGTTACTTTGAAAAAGCCGCAGCTGGCAACGATAGCCGTGCGCGCGCCGGAATGGGTGAAAGACAGTATAACCGTCACCGTTAACGGGCAGCAGGTAAGGTCTGCCATCAGTGCATCGGGTTATTTGTTTATCCGTCGTACGTGGAAAAACGGGGATGTGCTGAAGGTCCATCTTCCAATGGAAACATATACAGAAGGCCTGCCGGACGGCAGTCACTGGCTTTCTTTTTTGTATGGTCCTCTTGTGCTGGCTGCTGCTACAGATACGCTCGATATGCCCGGGCTGCATGCCGATACCAGCCGCTGGGGACATATTGCGCGCGGGAGCCTGCGCCCGATACAGACAGCGCCCTTGCTGAAACTAAATGGTCCGGGGCGTGTGGCGTTGCAACGTACGGGTAATGCACTGGAATTTACGATGAGCGGTCTTATTTCCGGCCCGGCCGTCAGTGACCTCAAACTGATACCCTTTTACCGCATACATGACAGCCGGTATATGCTTTACTGGCCTTATGCAGGCCAGGGCGCGAACGGCAGGCCACCAGGGCCGCTAAGTGATGAAAGGCAGCGCCTGGACAGCCTGACCATTGACCGCGTGTATGCGGGTGAACAACAACCGGAGGCTGACCATCAGTTTGAGGATGGAGGCAGCAGTGCCGGTGTTTCAGGCGACCAGCATTTCAGGGTAGCACATCAGTCGTTTGCTTATACGTTGCAGGCAGCTTCCTCCGGAAAACATCAATTGTATATCCGTTACCGTTATAATAATGCGGAGGACTGTGGCAGTGTGATTGTTGGAAACACCAACCTGGTGGACTTATGCGGGAAAGCCAGTCACGACGGGGGCGAACAGGTTGCAATAGTGGACATCCCCGGGAGGATGATTTCCGCTGGCGTGGTAAAGGTAGTTTTCCGGGCTGCCGCAGGCAAGACTGCGCCAGGCATCATGGAAGTACGGCTTCTCAAAGCCCCGTAG
- a CDS encoding alpha/beta hydrolase — MRNRCLYILTVLTVFCHICLAQADSASSKAGTVPTFPDPPAGFNLQRNNIPHGKMTVVQYPSKTLGKRREMSVYTPPGYTENRKYPVLYLLHGLGQDYRQWTEWCQADNVIDNLIADGKMQPVIMVFPNCDTRLTVTDTASSGRSGRADGFEGYGKPFEEDLLKDIIPYIDSHYSTISNREHRALAGLSMGGGQSLNIGLYHLETFAYVGGFSSAPNTNKFGGMYTDVPFIPDLKAAREQLKLLWIGCGNKDGLFGISEKAHQYLSGIGMPHVWNVDTNGHDNTEWDRNLYLFAQQIFIQQHQPGRLQTFAPGQVRLLSGPFLDAQRTDEKYILSMDPDRLLAPFQQDAGIPVKKKIMAAGRAGA, encoded by the coding sequence ATGCGTAACAGATGTTTGTATATTTTGACTGTATTGACGGTGTTCTGTCATATCTGCCTGGCACAGGCAGATAGTGCTTCTTCAAAAGCAGGTACAGTGCCTACTTTCCCTGATCCTCCTGCTGGCTTTAACCTGCAGCGTAATAATATACCTCATGGAAAAATGACGGTTGTGCAGTACCCGTCCAAAACGCTCGGTAAACGCCGCGAAATGAGCGTATACACGCCTCCGGGCTACACTGAAAACAGGAAATATCCGGTGCTGTACCTGTTACATGGCCTGGGACAGGATTACCGCCAGTGGACAGAATGGTGCCAGGCAGATAATGTTATCGACAACCTCATTGCAGATGGTAAAATGCAACCGGTGATCATGGTCTTTCCGAACTGTGATACCAGGCTAACGGTAACGGATACTGCATCATCCGGCCGGTCGGGGAGAGCGGACGGGTTTGAAGGCTACGGGAAACCATTTGAAGAGGACCTGCTGAAAGATATCATTCCCTACATCGATTCACATTATTCCACCATCAGCAACCGTGAACACCGTGCATTGGCAGGCCTGTCAATGGGCGGCGGCCAGTCGTTGAACATCGGTTTGTATCACCTGGAAACATTTGCCTATGTAGGCGGTTTTTCGTCGGCGCCTAACACCAATAAGTTTGGCGGTATGTATACCGACGTGCCGTTTATTCCGGACCTTAAGGCGGCCCGTGAGCAGTTGAAATTATTATGGATAGGATGCGGAAATAAAGATGGCCTTTTCGGGATCAGCGAAAAGGCGCATCAGTATCTCAGCGGGATAGGCATGCCACACGTCTGGAACGTGGACACTAACGGTCACGACAATACGGAATGGGACCGTAATCTGTATTTGTTCGCCCAACAGATTTTTATACAGCAGCATCAGCCGGGCAGATTGCAGACATTTGCTCCGGGCCAGGTCAGGCTGCTGTCAGGGCCTTTCCTGGATGCGCAGCGAACAGACGAAAAATATATTTTGTCTATGGACCCGGACCGCCTTCTGGCGCCTTTTCAGCAGGATGCAGGCATCCCTGTGAAAAAAAAAATTATGGCAGCTGGGAGAGCGGGGGCCTGA
- a CDS encoding sialate O-acetylesterase: protein MLTTMIKKHFLYGLLLLIPSVLHATIRLPSLVGNNMVLQQNDSVTIWGWAGPSEKVTVYTGWDNKTVTATTSGDAKWSLKVHTPAAGGPYEIRLKGSNEIVLKNILIGEVWLCSGQSNMEFSYYNGIRQIAAELPVCSNNNIRFFNIPKTTAVYPQDDCQGTWEVCDSNSLKPFSAVGYFFGLKLQQTLGVPVGLINASWGGTPAEVWAPEHVVKGQPQLAEAAAKLSPAAWWPHQPGYAYNAMIAPLLPFNIKGVIWYQGEANVKTAATYAPLFTGMIQAWRDAWHKPLPFYYVQIAPFTYDKDPEAALLREAQAQSSALPGTGMVVVSDVTDNVKDIHPQDKKTVGNRLANWALAENYGKTGFAWKSPAFKDISIRNNKAVVRFSNVASSLKINGKAPVALYVAGADKVFHEASAKVEKDALIVWSPQVEKPEAVRYGFSNTAIGNIFSAEGLPVGPFRTDNWPVAQ, encoded by the coding sequence ATGCTAACCACGATGATAAAAAAACACTTCCTCTACGGACTTCTCCTGTTGATACCCTCTGTACTTCACGCCACGATCAGGCTGCCATCACTCGTAGGCAACAACATGGTACTACAGCAAAACGACAGCGTAACCATCTGGGGCTGGGCCGGCCCTTCAGAAAAAGTTACCGTATATACCGGCTGGGATAATAAAACAGTCACGGCCACTACCAGCGGAGACGCAAAATGGTCTTTGAAAGTGCATACCCCCGCAGCCGGTGGCCCTTATGAAATAAGGCTCAAAGGCTCCAATGAGATCGTACTGAAAAACATCCTGATCGGTGAGGTGTGGTTGTGCTCAGGGCAGTCGAATATGGAATTCAGCTACTACAATGGTATCCGGCAAATAGCAGCAGAACTGCCTGTTTGCAGCAACAATAATATCAGGTTCTTTAACATTCCTAAAACCACGGCCGTATATCCGCAGGATGATTGCCAGGGTACCTGGGAAGTATGCGACAGCAATAGTCTGAAGCCATTCAGCGCAGTCGGATATTTTTTCGGACTGAAACTACAGCAGACGCTGGGAGTGCCGGTAGGCCTTATCAACGCCAGCTGGGGAGGCACACCGGCAGAGGTGTGGGCGCCGGAGCATGTTGTGAAAGGTCAGCCGCAACTGGCTGAAGCTGCCGCCAAACTGTCTCCCGCCGCCTGGTGGCCACATCAGCCAGGTTACGCCTATAACGCGATGATAGCGCCGCTTCTTCCTTTCAATATAAAGGGAGTTATCTGGTACCAGGGAGAAGCAAACGTAAAAACAGCGGCCACCTATGCTCCACTGTTCACCGGCATGATCCAGGCGTGGCGTGATGCATGGCATAAACCACTGCCCTTTTATTATGTTCAGATAGCACCATTCACCTATGACAAGGACCCCGAAGCTGCATTGCTTCGTGAGGCGCAGGCCCAAAGCAGCGCCCTTCCCGGCACAGGGATGGTAGTAGTGTCCGACGTAACGGACAATGTGAAAGATATTCATCCGCAGGACAAAAAAACAGTCGGCAACAGGCTTGCCAACTGGGCGCTTGCAGAGAACTATGGCAAAACAGGATTTGCCTGGAAAAGCCCCGCATTCAAAGATATAAGCATCCGTAACAACAAAGCTGTGGTCCGCTTCAGCAACGTCGCCTCCTCTCTCAAAATCAATGGCAAAGCACCGGTTGCGCTATACGTAGCCGGCGCGGACAAAGTTTTCCATGAGGCCTCCGCGAAGGTGGAAAAAGATGCGCTGATCGTATGGAGCCCCCAAGTGGAAAAACCGGAAGCGGTGAGATATGGTTTCTCCAACACCGCTATCGGTAATATTTTTTCTGCGGAGGGACTGCCTGTCGGGCCTTTCCGTACGGACAACTGGCCGGTGGCACAATAG
- a CDS encoding glycoside hydrolase 43 family protein has protein sequence MDRLIFLSLLLCLQLSGVCSKAQMTGNWGDQGNGTYVNPVLPADYSDLDAIRVGDDYYAISSTMQFSPGMVVLHSKDLINWEIAGHVVDDLTRISPQLNWDRMNSYGRGIWAGSIRYYNNKFWVYFGTPDDGFFMSSATNPAGPWEPVHHLWSVSGWDDCCSFCDDDGQLYFIATNFAVDPKNNKKYNIHLFRMTPDGKRLIMESDSIIHQSNGSEANKLYKINGLYYHYFSEVKPEGRVIMMARSKNIYGPWETRQLNHVDPKMDREPNQGGLLQAPAGKWYFLTHHGSGGWEGRPTSLLPVSWINGWPVIGKPDADTIGRMVWSGPKPISDKRKISIQSSDEFDTGKLNVQWEWNYQPRAGKWSLTARKGYLRLYAFMPVSARKQANVILRAGNTLTQRSMRTPNNTATVRIDVSHMADGQFSGLTHFSTTSYSLFGIKQENGIRTLVYDNNGKDTSGITISGESVWLRSTWGTEGISQYAFSTDGKTFKTVGNTYQLTWGSYRGDRIGIFNFNTREDNGYVDIAWFRYDYRK, from the coding sequence ATGGATCGTCTTATATTTTTATCGCTCCTGCTTTGCCTGCAATTATCAGGAGTATGTTCTAAGGCGCAAATGACCGGCAACTGGGGTGACCAGGGAAACGGAACTTATGTGAACCCTGTTCTACCCGCAGACTACAGTGATCTTGACGCTATACGCGTAGGCGATGATTATTATGCCATATCTTCTACCATGCAGTTTTCGCCCGGCATGGTGGTGCTGCATTCCAAAGATCTCATCAACTGGGAAATTGCGGGCCATGTGGTGGATGATCTGACACGAATCAGTCCACAATTGAACTGGGACCGGATGAACAGTTACGGCAGAGGCATCTGGGCCGGTTCCATCAGGTATTACAACAACAAATTCTGGGTGTATTTCGGGACACCCGATGATGGTTTTTTTATGAGTTCTGCCACCAATCCCGCAGGGCCATGGGAACCTGTTCATCATTTATGGAGCGTTAGCGGCTGGGACGATTGCTGTTCATTTTGTGATGACGACGGGCAACTCTATTTTATTGCTACCAATTTTGCTGTAGATCCTAAAAATAATAAGAAATACAATATTCATTTGTTCAGGATGACGCCAGACGGGAAACGCCTCATCATGGAATCTGATTCCATCATACATCAGTCCAATGGCAGTGAAGCAAACAAGCTTTATAAGATCAACGGGCTTTATTACCATTATTTCAGTGAAGTAAAACCGGAAGGCCGCGTCATTATGATGGCACGATCGAAAAATATCTACGGCCCATGGGAGACCCGGCAATTAAATCACGTAGATCCCAAAATGGACAGGGAACCTAACCAGGGCGGATTATTGCAGGCACCTGCAGGTAAATGGTATTTCCTCACGCACCATGGCAGCGGCGGTTGGGAAGGGCGTCCTACGAGTCTTCTCCCGGTTAGTTGGATAAACGGATGGCCGGTCATTGGCAAGCCGGACGCCGATACGATAGGGCGTATGGTCTGGAGCGGGCCCAAACCTATATCCGATAAGAGAAAAATTTCCATTCAGAGCAGCGATGAATTTGATACCGGAAAACTAAACGTGCAGTGGGAATGGAACTATCAGCCACGCGCCGGCAAATGGTCATTAACAGCGCGTAAAGGTTACCTTCGATTGTATGCATTTATGCCCGTTTCTGCCAGGAAACAGGCAAACGTTATACTCCGGGCAGGAAACACGCTTACGCAACGCAGCATGCGCACGCCCAACAACACTGCGACCGTAAGAATCGATGTCAGTCATATGGCAGACGGCCAGTTCAGTGGATTAACACATTTTTCAACCACCAGCTACAGTTTATTTGGCATCAAACAGGAGAATGGAATACGAACTTTAGTGTATGACAACAATGGGAAAGATACTTCAGGCATAACGATCAGCGGGGAATCTGTCTGGCTCCGGTCAACATGGGGCACTGAAGGAATAAGTCAGTACGCTTTCAGCACCGACGGGAAAACCTTTAAGACCGTGGGGAATACTTATCAACTCACCTGGGGCAGCTACCGGGGAGACCGCATCGGTATTTTTAATTTCAACACCAGGGAAGACAACGGATACGTGGATATCGCCTGGTTTCGGTATGACTACAGGAAGTAG
- the fucP gene encoding L-fucose:H+ symporter permease — MATKKTLFPFILITSLFFLWGFAHNLDPILIPHLQKSFTLTTVQATLVDSAVFVAYFLMALPAGFIMKKYGYKTGIISGLLVFALGSFLFIPAANTQQYVFFLVALFIIACGLTILETAANPYASSLGDPAYSTQRLNLAQSFNGLATTLAPVIGARVILTKDYTAAQLSAMTEEGRRLALAAEAATVKVPYFILGSVLVLIAVIFAFTRLPAIQTNEEQPAGKHIFHAFRHHHLRWGVIAQFFYVGAQVCVFSLFILYATKAAGITAVSAADYLGLCGFAFLLGRFIGTYLMQYFRSARMLAVYAVLNIFLCLVAIWGTGMVTVYAVIGICFFMSIMFPTIFALGIKELGGDTEFGSSLIIMSIVGGAILPRLFGYISDVTGNIQYGYIIPLICFLVVAYFGFKGHRVNQKDGKLLVSTII, encoded by the coding sequence ATGGCCACCAAAAAGACGTTATTCCCGTTTATACTGATAACAAGCCTGTTTTTTTTGTGGGGATTTGCGCATAACCTCGACCCGATACTGATACCCCATTTGCAGAAATCATTTACGCTCACCACGGTCCAGGCCACCCTGGTGGATTCTGCCGTGTTTGTGGCTTATTTCCTCATGGCTTTGCCGGCGGGGTTTATTATGAAAAAATACGGCTATAAAACAGGCATCATCAGCGGGCTGCTGGTTTTTGCGCTGGGATCGTTTCTTTTTATTCCTGCTGCCAATACACAGCAGTATGTGTTTTTCCTTGTTGCGTTGTTTATCATTGCCTGTGGTCTGACCATTCTGGAAACAGCTGCCAACCCTTATGCTTCATCGCTGGGTGATCCGGCGTATTCCACGCAGCGGCTGAACCTGGCGCAGTCGTTTAATGGGCTGGCCACCACACTGGCGCCTGTGATCGGGGCCCGCGTTATCCTTACTAAAGATTATACGGCGGCGCAATTAAGCGCGATGACGGAAGAAGGCCGCCGGCTGGCGCTTGCAGCGGAAGCTGCCACGGTGAAAGTACCGTATTTTATTTTGGGAAGCGTCCTGGTACTGATAGCGGTCATTTTCGCTTTCACACGTCTGCCGGCCATCCAGACAAACGAAGAGCAACCGGCCGGTAAACATATTTTTCATGCGTTCCGGCATCATCACCTGAGATGGGGCGTCATCGCCCAGTTTTTTTATGTAGGCGCCCAGGTCTGTGTGTTCAGCCTGTTTATTCTTTATGCTACAAAGGCTGCGGGCATAACAGCGGTATCGGCGGCTGATTACCTGGGTTTGTGCGGATTCGCCTTCCTGCTGGGGAGATTTATCGGTACTTACCTCATGCAATACTTCCGTTCAGCCAGAATGCTGGCGGTATACGCTGTGCTGAATATTTTTCTTTGCCTGGTGGCCATCTGGGGAACAGGTATGGTTACGGTTTACGCCGTAATAGGCATCTGTTTTTTTATGTCTATCATGTTTCCAACCATTTTTGCCCTTGGTATAAAAGAACTGGGTGGAGATACAGAGTTTGGAAGCAGTTTGATCATTATGTCCATTGTGGGAGGGGCTATCCTGCCGCGGTTATTTGGCTACATCAGCGATGTGACCGGCAATATTCAATATGGTTACATCATACCATTGATTTGTTTCCTGGTGGTGGCTTATTTCGGTTTTAAAGGCCATCGCGTAAATCAGAAAGACGGAAAATTATTGGTTTCAACTATTATTTAA